Below is a window of Synechococcus sp. RSCCF101 DNA.
GAATCGGAACTCGCCTTCCTCCGCCGCCTCGGGATTAATCAGGGCCAGGGCTGGCTGTGGAGCAAGGCCTTGCCGCCGGAGCAGTTCGAGTCGATGGCGCTTCAGGATCAGGCCATCACCTTCCGGCCCGACCCCATGGCCATCAGCGTCTGAGCGGCCCGCGGCTCACCACTGTCTTCTGGGATCATCGGGGCTGGCCGCTCTCTCCGGCTCAGCCCCGCCATGCATTTCCAGAACCTGATCGCCACCCTCAACAGCTTCTGGGCGGAGCGGGGATGCCTGCTCCTGCAGCCGTACGACACGGAGAAGGGGGCGGGAACGATGAGTCCCCACACCGTCCTGCGGGCCCTGGGCCCCGAGCCCTGGGCCGTGGCCTATCCCGAGCCCTGCCGCCGACCCACCGATGGGCGCTACGGGGACAACCCCAACCGGGCCCAGCACTACTTCCAGTACCAGGTGCTGATCAAGCCGTCGCCTGAGGGCATCCAGGAGACCTATCTCGCCTCCCTGGAAGCGCTCGGCATTCATGCGGCCGAGCACGACATCCGCTTCGTGGAGGACAACTGGGAGTCACCCACTCTCGGAGCCTGGGGTGTGGGCTGGGAGGTGTGGCTCGACGGCATGGAGGTCACGCAGTTCACCTACTTCCAGCAGTGCGGCGGCATGGATTGCCGGCCCGTGTCGATCGAGATCACCTATGGCCTGGAACGCCTGGCCATGTACCTCCAGAACGTGGAGAGCATCTGGGATCTCAGCTGGAACGGCAGCTGCCGCTACGGCGATATCTGGCTGCCGTTCGAGAAGGGCCAGTGCCGCTACAACTTCGAGGCCTCCAATCCGGAGCGCCTGAAGCGTCTGTTCGCGCTCTACGAGGAGGAGGCCACCGATCTGATCGGCCGTGAGCTGCCGGTGCCGGCGCTGGATTTTGTGCTCAAGTGCAGCCACACCTTCAACCTGCTCGAGGCCCGGGGGGTGATCTCGGTCACCGAACGCACCGCCACGATCGCCCGCATTCGCACCCTGGCCAGGCAGGTGGCCGAAGCCTGGCTGAGCGAACGCGAAGCGCTCGGTTTTCCACTGCTGAAGCCTGTCCCGGTCGCGCCCTGAGCCGGTTCGGGGAATCCCCTGGAGCAACCTCCAGGGGATTCCGGTGCTGCTTGCCTTCGTCGGGATCGCCCTTGCCGCTCTGAGCCTGGGTGCGGTGTCGATCCCCGTCTGGCTCCGTCTGGCTGCCGCCGGGCTGCTCGCGATGGCGGGCTGGCGGTGCATCGAAGGCGGGGTAGGCCGTCCGCGCCGCTTTCTGGCCGCCCTGGTGATGCCCGCGCTCATGGCCTGGTCGCTCTGGCTGCAGCCCCGCCCGTCGCTGCTGGACCCCGTCCATCGCATTCCCGCTGGGCAGGAGCGCAGTGCAGCGCTCAGCCTGGTGGGTTCCGTTGCGGAGACTCCCCGCCCCTGGCGGAGCGGAGAGGGGTGCAGCGCCGTTCTGGCGGTCCGTGGCGGGCGCACGGCCCTCAGCCTCAAGCCCTGCCCGCCCGACCTTCGCGCCGGCTCCCGCCTCCGCGTGACCGGTGAGCTGCGCCGGCCGCTGCCGGCGGCCCATCCCCTGCTGGATGATCCGGCGGATCGACTGTCCGGCCAGGGGATCTGGACCCGCATGACCCCGCAGCGGATCGAAGGACTCGGGCAGCGGCCGGCTCCCCTGGCCGCTCTGCGGCTGCGCATCGCCTCGGCACTGATCGGCCGTGGTGGAGAGGCCTCGGGTGGCCTGCTGGCGGCGCTGGTGCTGGGCGGGGCCGTGGTGCCCCTGCCCGAGGGCCTCACCACCGCGTTCCGGGCGGCCGGGCTCTCGCATGCGCTGGCTGCCAGCGGCTTCCACCTTTCGGTGCTCCTCGGCGCCGCCATGGCCCTTGGCCGCCACCTGCCGGTGCTCCCACGACGGCTGACCGCAGCCGGAACACTGCTGCTCTTCCTGATGCTGGCCGGTCCCCAGC
It encodes the following:
- the glyQ gene encoding glycine--tRNA ligase subunit alpha, which encodes MHFQNLIATLNSFWAERGCLLLQPYDTEKGAGTMSPHTVLRALGPEPWAVAYPEPCRRPTDGRYGDNPNRAQHYFQYQVLIKPSPEGIQETYLASLEALGIHAAEHDIRFVEDNWESPTLGAWGVGWEVWLDGMEVTQFTYFQQCGGMDCRPVSIEITYGLERLAMYLQNVESIWDLSWNGSCRYGDIWLPFEKGQCRYNFEASNPERLKRLFALYEEEATDLIGRELPVPALDFVLKCSHTFNLLEARGVISVTERTATIARIRTLARQVAEAWLSEREALGFPLLKPVPVAP